Proteins co-encoded in one Bacillus paramycoides genomic window:
- the gudB gene encoding NAD-specific glutamate dehydrogenase, whose product MVAEKGTQTKTQQQREQHFELLNSTQIVISEALEKLGYPNEVYELLKEPVRMMTVKIPVRMDDGTVKIFTGYRAQHNDAVGPTKGGIRFHPNVTENEVKALSIWMSLKCGIVDLPYGGGKGGIICDPREMSFRELERLSRGYVRAISQIVGPTKDIPAPDVFTNSQIMAWMMDEYSRIDEFNSPGFITGKPLVLGGSHGRETATAKGVTICIREAAKKRDIDIKGARVVVQGFGNAGSFLAKFMHDAGAKVIAISDAYGALHDPNGLDIDYLLDRRDSFGTVTKLFNNTISNKELLELDCDILVPAAIENQITEENANNIKAKIVVEAANGPTTLEATKILTDRGILLVPDVLASAGGVTVSYFEWVQNNQGYYWTEEEVEQRLEKVMVRSFDSIYETAQVRKVNMRLAAYMVGVRKMAEASRFRGWV is encoded by the coding sequence ATATGAATTATTAAAGGAACCAGTTCGTATGATGACAGTGAAAATACCAGTTCGTATGGATGACGGGACTGTTAAAATATTTACAGGATATCGTGCACAACATAATGATGCTGTTGGTCCAACGAAAGGTGGAATTCGCTTCCATCCGAATGTAACAGAAAATGAAGTGAAAGCACTTTCAATCTGGATGAGTTTAAAATGTGGTATCGTTGATTTACCATATGGCGGAGGTAAAGGTGGAATTATCTGTGACCCACGTGAAATGTCATTCCGTGAGTTAGAAAGATTAAGCCGCGGTTATGTACGAGCGATTAGCCAAATCGTAGGACCGACGAAAGATATTCCAGCTCCAGATGTATTCACAAACTCTCAAATTATGGCGTGGATGATGGATGAGTATAGCCGTATTGATGAATTTAACTCACCAGGATTTATTACAGGTAAACCACTTGTATTAGGTGGATCACATGGACGTGAAACAGCAACGGCGAAAGGTGTAACAATTTGTATTCGCGAAGCTGCAAAAAAACGCGACATTGATATTAAAGGTGCACGCGTTGTTGTTCAAGGATTCGGTAATGCTGGTAGCTTCTTAGCTAAATTTATGCATGATGCAGGTGCGAAAGTTATTGCAATCTCAGATGCTTACGGTGCATTGCATGATCCAAACGGATTAGATATTGATTATTTATTAGACCGTCGTGATAGCTTCGGTACAGTAACAAAATTATTTAATAATACAATTTCAAACAAAGAATTGTTAGAACTTGATTGCGACATTTTAGTTCCAGCTGCAATTGAGAACCAAATTACAGAAGAAAATGCTAATAATATTAAAGCGAAAATCGTTGTTGAAGCTGCAAATGGCCCAACAACATTAGAAGCAACTAAAATTTTAACTGATCGCGGCATTTTACTTGTTCCAGACGTATTAGCAAGTGCTGGTGGTGTAACTGTATCTTACTTTGAGTGGGTACAAAATAACCAAGGTTACTACTGGACTGAAGAAGAAGTAGAACAACGTTTAGAAAAAGTAATGGTAAGATCATTTGATTCTATTTATGAAACAGCACAAGTTCGTAAAGTGAACATGCGCTTAGCAGCGTACATGGTCGGTGTTCGTAAAATGGCTGAAGCAAGTCGTTTCAGAGGTTGGGTATAA
- a CDS encoding DUF3961 domain-containing protein yields the protein MMKMTVDQRFMMPADVVERVEVLRNKQSKRGTLLQSVNKFFGLDTKEDCVWFYGFYGVAVSILLFMVFTSNIFDFLFA from the coding sequence ATGATGAAAATGACAGTAGACCAAAGATTTATGATGCCAGCGGATGTTGTAGAACGAGTGGAAGTATTAAGAAACAAACAAAGTAAGCGCGGCACATTATTACAATCAGTAAATAAATTTTTCGGTTTAGATACGAAAGAAGATTGTGTTTGGTTTTACGGTTTTTATGGAGTTGCTGTAAGTATTTTGTTATTTATGGTATTCACATCAAATATTTTCGATTTTCTCTTCGCGTAA
- a CDS encoding peptidoglycan recognition protein family protein produces MAMFPIERNYIGYGSSRPGIPLSKVRFIVSHDTGNPGSNAIGNRDYFNEIQPKASAHTFIDDKTILEIIPINEVAYHVRYGVPTDNDLYGYDANKAAIGVELCYGGDVNFWEAYTRFTWYHAYLCQNFGLNPKKAIVSHKTLDPARKIDPENVLGKQGIKFQQFLADVYRMYVSFR; encoded by the coding sequence ATGGCGATGTTTCCTATAGAGCGTAACTATATTGGGTATGGAAGTTCGCGACCCGGAATTCCTCTTTCTAAAGTAAGGTTTATTGTAAGTCATGATACGGGGAACCCTGGTAGCAATGCGATCGGGAATCGAGATTATTTTAATGAAATACAACCGAAAGCTTCGGCACATACATTTATAGATGATAAAACAATATTAGAAATTATTCCCATAAATGAAGTTGCCTATCATGTTCGATATGGTGTGCCAACAGATAATGACTTATATGGTTATGATGCCAATAAGGCTGCCATTGGAGTTGAACTTTGCTATGGCGGCGATGTTAACTTTTGGGAAGCATATACCCGTTTTACGTGGTATCATGCGTATTTATGTCAAAACTTCGGCTTGAATCCGAAAAAAGCTATCGTATCACATAAAACACTTGACCCAGCTAGAAAGATTGATCCTGAAAATGTATTAGGGAAACAAGGTATTAAATTTCAGCAGTTTTTAGCAGATGTCTATCGGATGTACGTTTCGTTTAGATGA
- a CDS encoding YpdA family putative bacillithiol disulfide reductase has translation MQKETAIIIGGGPCGLAAAISLQKVGINPLVIEKGNIVNAIYNYPTHQTFFSSSEKLEIGDVAFITENRKPVRNQALAYYREVVKRKSVRVNAFERVENVQKDGEVFHVETTKRDGSKEIYIAKYVVVATGYYDNPNYMNVPGEELEKVAHYFKEGHPYFDRDVVVIGGKNSSVDAALELVKAGARVTVLYRGSEYSPSIKPWILPEFEALVRNGTIHMHFEAHVKEITEHTLTYTVEGEAYTIQNDFVFAMTGYHPDHSFLTKMGVRIDEETGRPIYAEDTMETNAENIFIAGVIAAGNNANEIFIENGRFHGDAIAQTIATREM, from the coding sequence ATGCAGAAAGAAACAGCTATCATAATTGGAGGCGGTCCGTGCGGATTAGCAGCAGCAATTTCGTTGCAAAAGGTAGGGATAAATCCGTTAGTAATTGAAAAAGGAAACATTGTAAATGCGATTTATAATTATCCAACTCATCAAACATTTTTCTCTTCTAGTGAAAAATTAGAAATTGGTGATGTAGCTTTTATTACAGAAAATCGTAAGCCTGTTCGAAATCAAGCGCTTGCGTATTATCGTGAAGTAGTAAAGCGTAAATCTGTACGTGTAAATGCTTTTGAGCGAGTGGAGAACGTTCAGAAAGATGGAGAAGTTTTTCATGTTGAAACAACAAAGCGTGATGGAAGTAAAGAAATATATATAGCGAAATATGTTGTTGTAGCAACTGGATATTATGACAACCCAAATTATATGAATGTTCCAGGTGAGGAATTGGAGAAAGTAGCTCACTATTTTAAAGAGGGACATCCTTATTTTGATCGAGATGTAGTAGTGATAGGTGGGAAAAACTCGAGTGTAGATGCTGCGTTAGAACTTGTTAAAGCTGGTGCGCGTGTAACGGTACTATATCGCGGAAGTGAGTATTCACCAAGTATAAAGCCGTGGATTTTGCCGGAGTTTGAGGCATTAGTACGAAACGGCACAATTCACATGCATTTCGAGGCTCATGTGAAAGAAATTACTGAACATACGTTAACGTATACAGTTGAGGGCGAGGCATATACAATCCAAAATGATTTTGTATTTGCGATGACTGGTTACCATCCTGATCATAGTTTCTTAACAAAGATGGGTGTTCGGATTGATGAAGAAACAGGACGTCCGATTTATGCAGAGGATACGATGGAAACGAACGCTGAAAATATTTTCATTGCAGGTGTAATTGCTGCTGGAAATAATGCAAATGAAATATTTATTGAGAACGGTCGATTTCATGGAGATGCGATTGCACAAACCATTGCAACAAGAGAAATGTAA
- the ansA gene encoding asparaginase has translation MKRILVLHTGGTIAMEEDKETGVVQPGEKNPLLKFIPDLEGDVDLIVEDVFHLPSPHMTPSEMLQLQVIIDERVKQDNIHGVVITHGTDTLEETAYFLDLTVQATIPIVVTGAMRSSNELGADGLYNFLSAVKVASSNEAAEKGVLVVLNDEIHCATNVTKTHTSNVATFQSPQYGPIGMVTKRGVVFHHALVHHETYSVNKVSKNVVVLKAYAGMDDTLLAAIENLPVDGIVIEALGQGNLPPRTLPSLERLINKGIPVVLVSRCFNGIVQDVYSYEGGGKQLKDMGIVFTYGLNAQKARIKLLVALENTNSHETIQSMFMHN, from the coding sequence TTGAAAAGAATCCTAGTTTTACACACAGGTGGAACAATTGCAATGGAGGAAGACAAAGAAACTGGGGTCGTACAACCAGGTGAAAAAAATCCTCTTTTAAAATTCATTCCTGATTTAGAAGGCGATGTTGATTTAATCGTTGAAGATGTGTTCCATCTACCATCTCCTCATATGACACCGAGCGAAATGTTACAGTTACAAGTCATCATTGATGAAAGAGTAAAACAAGACAACATTCATGGCGTAGTCATTACGCATGGTACGGATACATTAGAAGAAACTGCCTATTTCTTAGATTTAACAGTACAAGCAACTATCCCGATCGTTGTGACAGGTGCAATGCGCTCTAGCAATGAATTAGGTGCTGACGGTCTATATAACTTCTTATCGGCTGTAAAAGTAGCTAGCAGTAATGAAGCTGCTGAAAAAGGTGTATTAGTCGTATTAAACGACGAAATTCATTGCGCTACAAATGTAACGAAAACACATACAAGTAATGTAGCAACATTCCAAAGTCCACAATACGGACCAATTGGTATGGTAACAAAACGTGGTGTTGTATTCCACCATGCTTTAGTACATCACGAAACATATTCAGTAAATAAGGTTTCTAAAAATGTAGTCGTTCTAAAAGCGTACGCTGGTATGGACGATACATTGTTAGCAGCAATTGAAAATCTTCCAGTAGACGGGATTGTTATCGAAGCACTTGGACAAGGTAATTTACCTCCAAGAACACTTCCTAGTCTAGAACGATTAATAAACAAAGGTATTCCTGTCGTATTAGTTTCTCGCTGTTTCAACGGCATCGTTCAAGATGTATATTCATATGAAGGTGGCGGCAAACAATTAAAAGATATGGGGATTGTATTCACATACGGTTTAAATGCTCAAAAAGCACGTATTAAATTATTAGTTGCATTAGAAAATACAAACTCTCATGAAACAATCCAAAGTATGTTTATGCACAATTAA